The genomic stretch CTGGAGACGCCGTCCGGGCACGTCATCAAGAGCGTCGAGTGCCGGGTCGGGCTGGAATCGGTCGCGGACGACCCCTACCGGTTTGCGCTGTGCGTGTCCGCCCCGCTGCCGCAGGGCCTGGAACAGGCCAGCACCGTGGATGTGCGGGTGCAGGGGCGACGCCTGCAAGGCACTGTCTTGCGGGTCGAACACCTGGACGACGCGCGCCTGAAACTGGAAGTGGAGCCCGATTAGGCTCCACTTCCGGTTTCAGCTCAGTGGGCGCACTTGCAGCCCTGGCTTGAACATTCCTCACCGTGCTCATGGTGCTTGGCGCAGGCCTCGCAGCAATAGTGCTTGCCGTGCCGCACGACGGGATGCTCTCCGAGCTTGCAGTTGCATTTGGGGCAATCGCAGATTTTGTCGGCCATGGGTCAGACTCCTTTCGTGGTGGTGGTCTGGGGCTTGGAGGTCAAGCCGTACCACCAGTGTAGAAGCTGCCGCGGATATCCGGTCTTTCACAGCAAGTGCGCACGAGACGAACCCGGTGGACGGCGCCCGTCCGGGCGCCGCATGGCTTCAGATGCGGAACTGCCCCACCAGCCGGCCCAGGCGCTGGCCAAGTTCGGCCAGGCTGCGCGAGGTCTGGGCGCCG from Pseudomonas ekonensis encodes the following:
- a CDS encoding metallothionein; protein product: MADKICDCPKCNCKLGEHPVVRHGKHYCCEACAKHHEHGEECSSQGCKCAH